A part of Caretta caretta isolate rCarCar2 chromosome 1, rCarCar1.hap1, whole genome shotgun sequence genomic DNA contains:
- the AICDA gene encoding single-stranded DNA cytosine deaminase: protein MAMDSLLMKQKKFLYNFKNLRWARGRHETYLCYVVKRRDSATSCSLDFGYLRNKSGCHVEMLFLRYISAWDLDPGRCYRVTWFTSWSPCYDCARHVADFLRAYPNLTLRIFAARLYFCEDRNAEPEGLRRLHRAGVQIAIMTFKDYFYCWNTFVENRERTFKAWEGLHENSVRLSRRLRRILLPLDEVEDLRDAFKILGL from the exons ATGGCCATGGACAG CCTCCTGATGAAGCAGAAGAAATTCCTCTACAACTTCAAGAACCTACGCTGGGCCCGGGGCCGCCATGAGACCTACCTCTGCTATGTGGTGAAACGTCGGGACAGCGCCACCTCCTGCTCCTTGGACTTCGGATACCTACGCAACAAA TCGGGTTGCCATGTGGAGATGCTCTTCCTGCGTTACATCTCCGCCTGGGACCTGGACCCTGGACGCTGCTACCGAGTCACCTGGTTCacctcatggagcccctgctatGACTGCGCTAGGCATGTGGCTGACTTCCTGCGTGCCTATCCCAACCTGACACTGCGCATCTTCGCTGCCCGGCTATACTTCTGTGAGGACCGCAATGCTGAGCCCGAGGGGCTGAGACGCCTGCACCGGGCTGGGGTCCAGATTGCCATCATGACTTTCAAAG ATTACTTCTACTGCTGGAACACCTTCGTGGAGAACCGGGAGAGGACCTTTAAAGCCTGGGAGGggctgcatgaaaactctgtccGTCTGTCCAGGAGACTCCGGCGGATCCTCTTG CCACTGGATGAGGTGGAAGACTTACGAGATGCCTTCAAAATCCTGGGACTTTGA